A single window of Vigna unguiculata cultivar IT97K-499-35 chromosome 1, ASM411807v1, whole genome shotgun sequence DNA harbors:
- the LOC114173889 gene encoding U11/U12 small nuclear ribonucleoprotein 31 kDa protein: protein MSKNKEKKKKKSESDEDDDVFYYRYSSVNPSPTQHNPNSNPNPNSNPKTNNKGSSSLAPSKSTLYVSNLDYSLTNSDLHTLFSKFGRIARVTVLKDRHTRLSRGVAFIQFVSPDDARNAAAETHRMVLKDRTLTASIAADNGRAPEFIRKRVYRDTARCFECGADGHLSYDCPRNHLGPRQRPEPKRPRRVPHHRDDDKDDGGEDSDGVGAGARFEDDNWASVVDDGADERLLTGNRDDDAVAPKSKKKKKAGYFSDESDDDDFDG, encoded by the coding sequence ATGtccaaaaacaaagagaaaaagaagaaaaagagcgAAAGCGACGAAGACGACGACGTTTTCTACTACCGCTACAGCAGCGTAAACCCTAGCCCTACGCAACACAATCCCAATTCAAATCCAAATCCCAATTCAAATCCCAAAACCAATAACAAAGGATCATCGTCGTTGGCACCGTCCAAATCAACGTTGTACGTTTCGAACCTCGATTACTCGCTAACCAATTCCGATCTCCACACGCTCTTCTCCAAATTCGGCCGAATCGCGCGCGTGACGGTCCTCAAGGACCGTCACACGCGCCTCAGCCGCGGCGTCGCATTCATCCAGTTCGTCTCTCCCGACGACGCGCGCAACGCCGCCGCGGAGACGCACCGGATGGTTCTCAAAGACCGCACCCTCACCGCCTCCATCGCCGCCGACAACGGCCGCGCGCCCGAGTTCATCCGCAAGCGCGTCTACCGCGACACTGCCCGCTGCTTCGAGTGCGGCGCCGACGGGCACCTCTCATACGATTGCCCGAGGAACCATTTAGGCCCCCGCCAGCGCCCCGAGCCCAAGCGCCCCCGACGTGTGCCCCACCACCGCGATGACGACAAAGACGACGGCGGGGAGGATTCTGACGGTGTCGGAGCTGGTGCCCGGTTCGAAGATGATAATTGGGCGTCCGTCGTGGACGACGGCGCCGACGAGAGGCTGTTGACGGGAAACCGCGACGACGATGCTGTGGCTCCGAAgagtaagaagaagaagaaagccGGGTACTTCAGTGATGAgagtgatgatgatgactttGATGGTTGA